A stretch of Deinobacterium chartae DNA encodes these proteins:
- a CDS encoding isoprenyl transferase — MGIYRTLLKPLYWWYEQRLSRAVLAGGKLPKHLGIILDGNRRFARSIGVETHMGHDLGAHKAYEVLEWCLALGIPHVTLWVFSSDNKSRDPQEVAHLLELFAREAAKMVHDPRIHNNAVRIKLIGQIEDFPESTRKALHELEQATAHYQGMLLHIAIGYGGREEIVGAIRSLLRAKAAEGKSLEELSRELQVSDIEEHLYTAGAPDPDFIVRTSGEVRLSGFLLWQAAYSEYYFCDAYWPSFRKVDFLRALRSFQSRERRFGR, encoded by the coding sequence ATCGGCATCTACCGAACCCTGCTCAAACCACTGTACTGGTGGTACGAGCAGCGGCTTTCTCGCGCGGTTCTGGCCGGCGGCAAACTGCCCAAGCACCTGGGGATCATCCTTGATGGCAACCGCCGCTTCGCGCGCTCGATCGGCGTTGAAACCCACATGGGGCACGACTTGGGAGCGCACAAAGCCTACGAGGTGCTCGAGTGGTGTCTGGCGTTGGGAATTCCGCACGTGACGCTGTGGGTGTTCTCCAGCGACAACAAGTCGCGTGACCCGCAGGAGGTCGCGCACCTGCTCGAACTCTTCGCCCGCGAAGCCGCCAAGATGGTGCACGACCCGCGCATTCACAACAACGCCGTGCGTATCAAGCTGATCGGCCAGATCGAGGACTTCCCCGAAAGCACCCGCAAGGCGCTGCACGAACTCGAGCAGGCCACCGCCCACTACCAGGGCATGCTGCTGCACATCGCCATCGGCTACGGCGGACGCGAGGAGATCGTAGGAGCCATACGCTCGCTGCTCCGGGCCAAGGCCGCCGAAGGTAAAAGCCTCGAGGAGCTCTCCAGGGAACTGCAGGTTTCGGATATCGAAGAACACCTGTACACCGCCGGAGCGCCGGACCCGGACTTCATCGTGCGGACCTCGGGCGAGGTGCGGCTCTCGGGCTTTTTGCTGTGGCAGGCAGCTTACAGTGAGTATTACTTCTGCGACGCTTACTGGCCGTCGTTTCGCAAGGTGGATTTCCTGCGGGCCCTGCGGTCGTTCCAGAGCCGGGAGCGCCGTTTCGGGCGCTGA
- a CDS encoding queuosine precursor transporter, translating into MFRYFDIIVGLFVAVLLISNLASSAKIVQLGPFVYDAGTLLFPLSYLFGDLLTEVYGYARARRAIWIGFMASALFALTVAVVGIVPGEAAWAQNVGQDAYNKVLASAPRIVLASFVAYLAGSFVNAYIMARLKVVTRGRYLWTRTIGSTVIGQAVDTALFVLLAFLGAPGFSGELIWSMIASNYLFKVGLEVVLTPLTYAVVRALKRAEKQDVYDERTNFNPFRL; encoded by the coding sequence ATGTTCCGCTACTTCGATATTATCGTGGGTCTGTTCGTTGCGGTGCTCCTGATTAGCAATCTGGCCTCGAGCGCCAAGATCGTTCAGCTCGGTCCTTTCGTTTACGACGCCGGGACGCTGCTCTTTCCGCTCAGTTACCTGTTCGGTGACCTGCTCACCGAGGTGTACGGCTATGCCCGGGCCCGCCGCGCCATCTGGATCGGCTTTATGGCCTCGGCGCTGTTTGCGCTGACCGTGGCGGTGGTCGGTATTGTGCCCGGCGAGGCCGCCTGGGCGCAAAACGTCGGCCAAGACGCGTACAACAAGGTGCTGGCGAGCGCGCCGCGCATCGTGCTGGCCAGCTTCGTGGCGTACCTGGCCGGTTCGTTTGTAAACGCCTACATCATGGCCCGCCTCAAGGTCGTGACCCGGGGCCGCTACCTGTGGACCCGGACCATCGGTTCTACCGTGATCGGTCAGGCGGTGGACACCGCGCTGTTCGTGCTGCTCGCTTTCCTGGGTGCCCCGGGTTTTTCGGGCGAGCTGATCTGGAGCATGATCGCCTCGAACTACCTCTTCAAGGTGGGCCTCGAGGTGGTGCTGACCCCGCTGACGTACGCCGTAGTGCGCGCGCTCAAGCGCGCGGAGAAGCAGGACGTGTACGACGAGCGGACCAACTTCAATCCTTTCCGGCTCTAG
- a CDS encoding metal-dependent transcriptional regulator produces the protein MPTSEPIRKLLSAQAEDYLKAIYLLGRSGKVSTQSLAAELGVTPASVSGMLKKLAELGLVDHKPYYGAVLSATGERVALEIVRHHRLLELYLTQALGYSWDEVHAEADRLEHVISEELEARISQVLGDPHYDPHGHPIPRLDGTVPEAGGHVLRGCLPGDRVRMLWVSDQEAAFLRYLTELGLSPGAEFVVQEVDLLGGTLTLRIDATERVLGLEAASRVWVRNLEEHSAPHEARPG, from the coding sequence ATGCCGACCTCCGAACCGATCCGCAAGCTGCTCAGCGCACAGGCGGAGGACTATCTCAAAGCCATTTACCTGCTGGGCCGCAGCGGTAAGGTGAGCACCCAGAGCCTGGCCGCCGAGCTGGGGGTCACGCCTGCCAGCGTGAGCGGAATGCTCAAAAAGCTGGCCGAACTGGGCCTGGTCGACCACAAGCCGTACTACGGGGCAGTGCTCTCCGCCACCGGGGAACGGGTCGCTCTGGAGATCGTGCGGCACCACCGCCTGCTCGAGCTGTACCTGACCCAGGCGTTGGGCTACAGCTGGGACGAGGTGCACGCCGAAGCCGACCGCCTCGAGCACGTGATTTCCGAAGAGCTCGAGGCCCGCATCAGCCAGGTGTTGGGGGACCCGCACTACGACCCGCACGGTCACCCGATTCCGCGTCTGGACGGAACGGTGCCCGAGGCCGGTGGCCACGTGTTGCGCGGCTGCCTGCCCGGCGACCGCGTGCGGATGCTGTGGGTGTCCGATCAGGAAGCGGCTTTCTTGCGCTACCTCACCGAACTGGGTCTTTCGCCCGGTGCGGAGTTCGTGGTGCAGGAAGTGGACCTGCTGGGCGGAACCCTGACCCTGCGTATCGACGCGACCGAGCGTGTCCTCGGGCTCGAGGCCGCCTCGAGGGTGTGGGTTCGCAACCTCGAGGAGCACTCTGCTCCTCATGAAGCCAGACCAGGTTAG
- the mutY gene encoding A/G-specific adenine glycosylase codes for MSAATSENLDLLRSELLAWYRSAARDLPWRRTRDPYAIWISEVLLQQTQVVTGTAYYLRFLEAFPTVQDLAAAPQQAVLKAWEGCGYYARARNLHRAAQEVVVRGMPTTYEGWLALPGVGPYTAAAVASIAFAEPRAVVDGNVRRVLGRLHAELQPSSAWLQARADALLERAAPGDWNQAVMELGATVCTPKKPACTACPLRAHCAAYASGMPERYPAPKARAAVKHIRAVALLIGDAQRLYLERRPENSLLGGLLGLPLEAVGEDEAPEAALGRLEARLKARRLERLGEVRHVFTHRRLDLEVWRAEADLPLTVLEAVPVARVDAKAVALLRAQPGLF; via the coding sequence GTGTCGGCGGCGACCTCAGAAAACCTTGACCTCCTGCGTTCCGAGCTGCTCGCCTGGTACCGCTCGGCGGCGCGTGACCTGCCCTGGCGGCGCACCCGTGACCCGTACGCCATCTGGATTTCCGAGGTGCTGCTGCAGCAGACCCAGGTGGTGACCGGAACAGCTTACTACCTGCGTTTCCTCGAGGCTTTCCCGACCGTGCAGGACCTGGCGGCGGCTCCGCAGCAGGCCGTACTCAAGGCCTGGGAGGGCTGCGGCTACTACGCGCGCGCCCGCAACCTGCACCGCGCAGCGCAGGAGGTGGTGGTGCGCGGCATGCCCACCACCTACGAGGGCTGGCTGGCCCTGCCGGGGGTGGGCCCGTACACGGCGGCGGCGGTAGCCTCGATCGCCTTCGCTGAGCCGCGCGCGGTGGTGGACGGCAACGTGCGCCGCGTGCTGGGACGGCTGCATGCTGAGCTGCAGCCCTCGAGCGCGTGGTTGCAAGCGCGCGCGGACGCGCTGCTCGAGCGCGCGGCTCCGGGTGACTGGAACCAGGCGGTGATGGAACTGGGGGCCACCGTGTGCACGCCGAAAAAACCCGCCTGCACTGCGTGCCCGCTGCGCGCTCACTGCGCTGCGTACGCCTCGGGCATGCCCGAGCGCTACCCGGCCCCCAAGGCGCGCGCCGCCGTGAAGCACATCCGCGCGGTGGCGCTATTGATCGGGGACGCGCAGCGGCTCTACCTCGAGCGGCGCCCGGAAAACAGCCTGCTGGGCGGCCTGCTGGGACTTCCCCTCGAGGCGGTGGGGGAGGACGAGGCTCCCGAGGCCGCGCTGGGCCGCCTCGAGGCCCGACTGAAGGCGCGCCGCCTCGAGCGCCTGGGCGAGGTGCGCCATGTGTTCACGCACCGCAGGCTCGACCTCGAGGTGTGGCGGGCCGAGGCGGACCTGCCCCTGACCGTGCTGGAAGCGGTGCCAGTAGCGCGGGTCGATGCCAAGGCAGTGGCGTTGTTGCGCGCTCAGCCCGGCCTGTTCTGA
- a CDS encoding alpha/beta fold hydrolase, producing the protein MSSKQRGGSAQADVGPREPDGLENLAVQRRHRVVNGVRLYCLEAGREQDPPVLLLHGFPEDGRAWKHQVAPLVRAGLRVVVPDLRGYHRSEKPPGVAAYRLEELTADVAALIQALGGRADVVGHDWGGIVAWNLAVRWPERVRRLVILNAPHPAAVRRALRMPAQWCRSWYVLFFQLPVLPEILLRRAGPRAFASARPGAYGLEDLQGYQRAWQQPGTATAMIHYYRALLRYGAAPTKTAVVLAPTLLVWGQRDMALVPQLADHLEAWVPDLRVVRLPRASHWVMRDEPLVVTQLLLEHLGE; encoded by the coding sequence ATGTCTTCCAAACAGCGTGGTGGATCAGCGCAGGCGGACGTCGGGCCGCGGGAACCGGACGGCCTGGAGAACCTAGCCGTCCAGCGCCGCCACCGGGTGGTGAACGGGGTGCGCCTGTACTGCCTCGAGGCAGGCCGTGAACAGGATCCCCCGGTTTTGCTGCTACACGGGTTCCCCGAGGACGGACGGGCCTGGAAGCACCAGGTGGCGCCGCTGGTGCGGGCGGGCCTGCGGGTGGTGGTGCCCGACCTGCGCGGCTACCACCGCTCGGAAAAACCCCCAGGAGTCGCAGCCTACCGCCTCGAGGAACTGACCGCAGACGTGGCGGCACTGATTCAGGCATTGGGCGGACGGGCCGATGTGGTGGGTCACGACTGGGGGGGCATTGTGGCCTGGAATCTGGCCGTGCGCTGGCCGGAGCGGGTGCGGCGGCTGGTGATCCTCAACGCCCCGCATCCGGCGGCTGTTCGTCGTGCCCTGCGAATGCCTGCGCAGTGGTGCCGCTCGTGGTACGTGCTGTTCTTTCAGTTGCCCGTGCTGCCGGAAATTCTGCTGCGCCGGGCGGGTCCGCGCGCGTTTGCCAGCGCGCGACCGGGTGCGTATGGCCTCGAGGATCTGCAGGGCTACCAGCGGGCGTGGCAACAGCCCGGGACTGCCACGGCCATGATCCACTACTACCGTGCGCTGCTGCGCTACGGTGCAGCGCCTACGAAAACAGCGGTGGTCCTGGCGCCCACGCTGCTGGTATGGGGACAGAGGGACATGGCACTCGTTCCTCAGTTGGCCGATCACCTCGAGGCGTGGGTGCCGGACCTGCGCGTTGTGCGTTTGCCGCGTGCCAGTCACTGGGTGATGCGGGACGAGCCCCTGGTGGTGACGCAGTTGCTGCTCGAGCACCTAGGGGAATGA
- a CDS encoding sigma 54-interacting transcriptional regulator, which yields MQQPQTLGELLQLPQYAGRKPLDGHLRSVKDEVRENLVRKLAAREPLFPGIVGFEDTVIPQLVGALLARQNFILLGLRGQAKSRILRQITSLLDEWIPAIASSELNDDPLNPLSAEGQHLLEVHGLELPLRWVHRDERYVEKLATPDVTVADLIGDVDPIKAARLGTSLGDTRSMHFGLLPRANRGIFAVNEIADLAPKVQVALFNILQEGDVQIKGYPIRLELDVMLVFSANPEDYTARGKIVTPLKDRIGSEIRTHYPKSVEHAMDITRQEAYLPPHVRVPSFVAELIEEIAFQAREDNRVDKLSGVSQRLPISLLELTAASAERRLLAGGGEGEAVARIVDVYAGLPAITGKLELEYEGELKGADVIAKELIRKAAGQVYSRRVRADTGDLEKWFEDGGVFRVRQDGPPAEALREMRRLPGLLDLAAELAEDASDASRLAAAEFILEGLYGRKKLSRAEEMYAAPEAEAPRRSGRWN from the coding sequence ATGCAGCAGCCCCAAACCCTTGGAGAACTCCTGCAGCTCCCGCAGTACGCGGGACGCAAACCGCTCGACGGTCACCTGCGCAGCGTCAAGGACGAGGTGCGCGAGAACCTGGTGCGCAAGCTCGCCGCGCGCGAACCGCTCTTTCCCGGCATCGTCGGCTTCGAGGACACGGTCATCCCACAGCTGGTCGGCGCCCTGCTCGCCCGCCAGAACTTCATCCTGCTGGGCCTGCGCGGCCAGGCCAAGAGCCGCATCCTGCGCCAGATCACCTCGCTGCTCGACGAGTGGATCCCGGCCATCGCCAGCAGCGAACTGAACGACGATCCGCTCAACCCGCTCTCGGCCGAGGGCCAGCACCTGCTCGAGGTGCACGGCCTCGAGTTACCGCTGCGCTGGGTGCACCGCGACGAGCGCTACGTGGAAAAGCTCGCCACGCCCGACGTCACGGTGGCCGACCTGATCGGCGACGTGGACCCGATCAAGGCCGCACGGCTGGGCACCTCGCTGGGCGACACCCGTTCGATGCACTTCGGTCTGCTGCCGCGCGCCAACCGAGGCATTTTCGCGGTCAACGAGATCGCCGACCTCGCTCCCAAGGTGCAAGTCGCCCTGTTCAACATCCTCCAGGAAGGAGATGTGCAGATCAAGGGCTACCCGATCCGGCTGGAACTCGATGTGATGCTGGTGTTCTCGGCCAACCCCGAGGACTACACCGCGCGCGGCAAGATCGTCACCCCGCTCAAGGACCGCATCGGTTCCGAGATCCGCACCCACTACCCCAAGTCGGTCGAGCACGCCATGGACATCACCCGGCAGGAAGCTTACCTGCCACCGCACGTGCGCGTGCCGTCTTTTGTGGCCGAACTGATCGAGGAAATCGCCTTTCAGGCCCGCGAGGACAACCGGGTAGACAAACTCAGCGGCGTGTCGCAACGCCTGCCGATCTCGCTGCTCGAGCTCACCGCCGCCTCGGCCGAACGGCGGCTGCTTGCGGGCGGCGGTGAGGGCGAGGCGGTCGCGCGCATCGTGGACGTCTACGCCGGCCTACCGGCCATCACCGGCAAGCTCGAGCTCGAGTACGAAGGCGAACTCAAGGGAGCCGACGTCATCGCCAAAGAACTGATCCGCAAGGCCGCCGGACAGGTGTACTCGCGCCGCGTGCGCGCCGACACCGGCGACCTCGAGAAATGGTTCGAAGACGGCGGGGTGTTCCGCGTGCGCCAAGACGGCCCGCCCGCCGAGGCCCTGCGCGAGATGCGCCGCCTGCCCGGCCTGCTCGACCTGGCCGCCGAACTTGCCGAGGACGCCAGCGACGCCTCCCGGCTCGCCGCAGCCGAGTTCATTCTCGAGGGCTTATACGGCCGCAAGAAGCTCTCGAGGGCCGAAGAGATGTACGCTGCGCCCGAGGCAGAGGCCCCACGGCGCAGCGGACGCTGGAACTAA
- a CDS encoding flavin reductase family protein, giving the protein MSIPTPVSAQEFRRALGHFGSGVTVVTSPAGDSFHGMTASAFISVSLEPPLVLVSVDKRAHMHAVLHNVSHYGISILASDQAAVSNHFAGRPLEQVPALEEVQGVPLVAGALARLVCRIRDRHDAGDHTLFVGLVEYADTSEKAPLMYYAGKYGDFSPK; this is encoded by the coding sequence ATGAGCATCCCCACCCCGGTTTCCGCCCAGGAATTCCGCCGCGCCCTCGGTCACTTCGGCAGCGGTGTGACCGTCGTGACCAGCCCTGCCGGGGATAGCTTCCACGGCATGACCGCCTCGGCTTTTATCTCGGTGTCCCTCGAGCCGCCGCTGGTGCTGGTCTCGGTAGACAAGCGCGCGCACATGCACGCGGTGCTTCACAACGTCAGCCACTACGGCATCTCGATTCTGGCCAGCGACCAAGCTGCGGTCAGCAACCACTTTGCCGGACGTCCGCTCGAGCAGGTTCCGGCCCTCGAGGAGGTGCAGGGCGTGCCGCTGGTGGCAGGCGCACTCGCACGGCTGGTGTGCCGTATCCGTGACCGTCACGACGCCGGGGACCACACCCTGTTCGTGGGTCTGGTGGAATACGCTGACACGAGCGAGAAGGCACCGCTGATGTACTACGCGGGCAAGTACGGCGACTTCAGCCCCAAGTAA
- a CDS encoding tryptophanase, which translates to MNTPFEPYRIKMVEPIRTTTRHERQQALQQVHYNLFRLPAELVMIDLLTDSGTGAMSAEQWAALMRGDESYAGSASWQRLEATARHITGMPYILPAHQGRAAEKVLCQALLQPGQVVLSNTLFDTTRAHIEASGASGVDLPCLEAADPALEAPFKGNMDLSALEEQLRTLGDRVGLVIVTVTNNSGGGQPVSLDNLRAVAEIARQYRVPFFIDACRFAENAYFIQRRAPGQSGRSVADIAREMFDLADGFTFSAKKDGLVNIGGLLGLRDPELMERACAALILNEGFTSYGGLAGRDLEAMSVGLREVLDPDYLRYRIESTGFLAERLHAAGVPVLRPSGGHAVYIDARAFLPHLPPGHFPGQSLAAELYLEGGVRSCEIGTVMFGEHARWDLVRLALPRRVYTVSHLLYVAETVAEVYARRSSLRGYRITEAPQMLRHFSAHFEPIERVAAVRPA; encoded by the coding sequence GTGAACACCCCGTTTGAACCTTACCGCATCAAGATGGTCGAGCCGATCCGTACCACCACCCGCCACGAACGTCAGCAGGCCCTGCAGCAGGTCCACTACAACCTGTTCCGGCTTCCCGCCGAACTGGTCATGATCGACTTGCTGACCGACTCGGGAACCGGCGCGATGAGTGCCGAACAGTGGGCGGCCCTGATGCGCGGCGACGAAAGCTACGCCGGATCGGCGTCCTGGCAGCGCCTCGAGGCCACCGCACGCCACATTACCGGCATGCCCTACATCCTGCCCGCCCACCAGGGCCGCGCGGCCGAGAAAGTGCTGTGCCAGGCCCTGCTGCAACCCGGACAGGTGGTGCTTTCCAACACCCTGTTTGACACCACCCGCGCGCACATCGAGGCTTCCGGTGCGAGCGGCGTGGACCTGCCCTGCCTCGAGGCGGCCGACCCCGCCCTCGAAGCACCGTTCAAGGGCAACATGGACCTCAGCGCCCTCGAGGAGCAGTTGCGCACGCTGGGGGACCGCGTTGGTCTGGTGATCGTGACGGTCACCAACAACTCGGGCGGCGGGCAGCCGGTTTCGCTCGACAACCTGCGTGCGGTCGCCGAAATTGCCCGCCAGTACCGCGTGCCGTTTTTCATCGACGCCTGCCGTTTCGCCGAGAATGCCTACTTTATCCAGCGCAGGGCACCCGGACAGTCGGGCCGCTCGGTGGCCGACATCGCCCGTGAGATGTTCGACCTCGCCGACGGCTTCACTTTCAGTGCCAAGAAAGACGGTCTGGTCAACATCGGCGGCTTGTTGGGCCTGCGTGATCCCGAACTGATGGAGCGCGCTTGCGCCGCGCTGATCCTCAACGAGGGCTTTACCAGCTACGGCGGCCTCGCCGGGCGTGACCTCGAGGCCATGAGCGTTGGCCTGCGCGAAGTGCTCGACCCGGATTACCTGCGCTACCGCATCGAGAGCACCGGTTTCCTGGCCGAACGCCTGCACGCCGCAGGCGTGCCGGTGCTGCGCCCTTCGGGCGGTCACGCGGTGTACATCGACGCGCGCGCTTTCTTGCCGCACCTGCCTCCCGGGCACTTCCCCGGGCAGTCGCTGGCGGCCGAGCTCTACCTCGAGGGCGGCGTGCGCAGTTGCGAGATCGGCACGGTCATGTTCGGCGAGCACGCCCGCTGGGATCTGGTGCGGCTGGCCCTGCCGCGCCGGGTGTACACGGTCTCGCACCTGCTTTACGTGGCCGAAACGGTCGCGGAAGTCTATGCCCGGCGCAGCTCGCTGCGCGGCTACCGCATCACCGAGGCTCCGCAGATGTTGCGGCACTTCAGCGCGCACTTCGAGCCGATCGAGCGCGTTGCAGCCGTGAGGCCGGCCTGA
- a CDS encoding DUF2270 domain-containing protein — translation MTAPVQNKTEFSYSVNSANSLIHLYRAEVGRMTAYRARLDTTTNWAVVTTAGLASFALGNENVTHTVFVFAMFLNYFFLHLEARRFTTYEISHHRVRIIERFFYPAMLGDQVDGSWHQLLLAELAKPRSPIDRSEALGWRLRRNYLWIYTAVLIAWLTKIDASRIPNLAYTVPEYVALARIANIPGWIVVSAVVVFYGILIRLAVHANRHYPLEAD, via the coding sequence ATGACTGCCCCGGTCCAGAACAAAACGGAGTTCAGCTACTCGGTCAACTCGGCCAACAGCCTCATTCACCTGTACCGGGCAGAGGTGGGCCGCATGACCGCTTACCGCGCCCGGCTGGACACCACCACGAACTGGGCCGTGGTCACCACCGCCGGTCTGGCGTCGTTTGCGCTCGGCAACGAGAACGTCACACACACGGTCTTCGTGTTCGCCATGTTCCTGAACTACTTTTTCTTGCACCTCGAGGCGCGGCGCTTCACCACCTACGAGATCAGTCACCACCGGGTGCGCATCATCGAACGCTTCTTCTACCCGGCGATGTTGGGAGATCAGGTGGACGGCTCATGGCACCAGCTGCTGCTGGCCGAACTGGCCAAGCCGCGCAGCCCCATCGACCGCTCCGAAGCGCTGGGATGGCGGTTGCGCCGCAACTACCTGTGGATCTATACGGCCGTGCTGATCGCGTGGCTCACCAAGATCGACGCCTCGAGGATTCCCAACCTGGCCTACACGGTGCCCGAGTACGTCGCCCTCGCGCGCATCGCCAACATTCCCGGCTGGATCGTGGTCAGTGCCGTGGTGGTGTTCTACGGCATCCTGATCCGGCTGGCCGTCCACGCCAACCGCCACTACCCGCTCGAGGCCGACTGA
- a CDS encoding vWA domain-containing protein has translation MSRTIRYSKFEGELDSLESSEIMQMIQEALLGSGFNNPYDPDPDARPSMDDLFDAILQALVDRELVPEDLLEEAMNADKLQDSRLGQAVQRMVERLQQDGFIRRDTEESGAGSGDPGEARFQLTDKSIDFLGYKALRDLMGGLGRSSGGNHDTRDYASGVEATGELKAYEFGDTLNLDTTATLSNALSKGLENIAEDDLVIRQAEYMSSAATVVMLDCSHSMILYGEDRFTPAKQVALALAHLIRTQYAGDTLKFVLFHDGAEEVPLGRLAQVQVGPYHTNTAGGLRLAQQLLKRENKDMKQIIMITDGKPSALTLPDGRIYKNAFGLDPYVLGATLREVANCRRSGIQINTFMLARDPELVQFVRRITEMTKGKAYFTTPYNIGQYVLMDYVSGKTKVVN, from the coding sequence ATGTCCCGCACCATCCGATACAGCAAGTTCGAAGGCGAGCTGGATTCACTCGAGTCCAGCGAAATCATGCAGATGATTCAAGAAGCCCTGCTGGGGTCGGGCTTCAACAACCCCTACGACCCGGACCCCGACGCCCGCCCCAGCATGGACGACCTGTTCGACGCGATCTTGCAGGCCTTAGTCGACCGCGAGCTGGTGCCCGAAGACCTGCTCGAGGAGGCCATGAACGCCGACAAATTGCAGGACTCTCGGCTGGGGCAGGCGGTGCAGCGCATGGTAGAGCGCCTGCAGCAAGACGGCTTCATCCGCCGCGACACCGAAGAGAGCGGAGCGGGCAGCGGCGACCCGGGCGAGGCGCGCTTTCAGCTGACCGACAAGAGCATCGACTTTTTGGGTTACAAGGCCTTGCGGGACCTGATGGGCGGCCTGGGCCGCTCCTCGGGCGGCAATCACGACACCCGCGATTACGCCTCGGGGGTGGAGGCGACCGGCGAGCTCAAGGCCTACGAGTTCGGCGACACCCTGAACCTGGATACCACCGCAACCCTGTCCAACGCGCTCTCTAAAGGCCTCGAGAACATCGCCGAGGACGACTTGGTGATCCGGCAGGCCGAATACATGTCGTCGGCGGCCACGGTGGTGATGCTCGACTGCTCGCACTCCATGATCTTGTACGGCGAGGACCGCTTCACGCCCGCCAAGCAGGTGGCCCTGGCCCTGGCCCACCTGATCCGCACCCAGTACGCCGGGGACACCCTCAAGTTCGTGCTGTTTCACGACGGTGCCGAGGAGGTTCCGCTGGGGCGGCTCGCGCAGGTGCAGGTGGGTCCCTACCACACCAACACCGCCGGGGGCCTGCGGCTGGCGCAGCAGCTCCTGAAGCGCGAGAACAAGGACATGAAGCAGATCATCATGATCACCGACGGCAAACCGTCGGCCCTCACCCTGCCCGACGGGCGCATCTACAAGAACGCCTTCGGGCTGGACCCGTACGTGCTGGGGGCAACGCTGCGCGAGGTTGCCAACTGCCGCCGCTCGGGTATCCAGATCAACACCTTCATGCTCGCACGCGACCCCGAACTGGTGCAGTTCGTGCGGCGCATCACCGAGATGACCAAGGGCAAGGCCTACTTCACCACGCCCTATAACATCGGCCAGTACGTGCTGATGGACTACGTGTCCGGCAAAACCAAAGTGGTGAACTGA
- the surE gene encoding 5'/3'-nucleotidase SurE yields the protein MSSDTHKPTILVANDDGIFSPGIKALAQALAPLGKVMVVAPDVEQSAVGHGITIRRPLRFKHTAAAGFGEIPAYRVDGTPADCVVLGTRLLGRPDLVVSGINLGPNLGNDLTHSGTVAATIEGTHLGIPSIAFSQASVPSGEFDFTAGAAYAAKLALEVLRRGLPPRTFLNVNIPAGEVRGVRVTELSDHHYEDELVERHDPDGREYYWVAGKPTAEYGENTDYGAVSDGFISVTPIRLDLTYRDYIQDLERYLPEV from the coding sequence ATGTCTTCGGACACCCACAAACCCACCATTTTGGTCGCCAACGACGACGGAATCTTCTCACCCGGTATCAAAGCGCTGGCGCAAGCCCTCGCTCCCCTCGGCAAGGTGATGGTCGTCGCGCCGGACGTCGAGCAGTCGGCCGTGGGCCACGGCATCACCATCCGCCGCCCGCTGCGCTTCAAGCACACCGCCGCTGCCGGTTTCGGCGAGATCCCCGCTTATCGCGTAGACGGTACGCCCGCCGACTGCGTCGTGTTGGGCACCCGCCTGCTGGGCCGCCCGGATCTGGTGGTCTCGGGCATCAACTTGGGGCCCAACCTCGGCAACGACCTCACGCACTCGGGTACGGTGGCCGCCACCATCGAGGGCACGCACCTGGGCATCCCGTCCATCGCCTTCTCGCAGGCCTCGGTGCCCAGCGGCGAGTTCGACTTCACGGCCGGAGCGGCCTACGCCGCCAAGCTGGCCCTCGAGGTGCTGCGCCGGGGCCTGCCCCCGCGCACCTTCCTCAACGTCAACATCCCGGCCGGCGAGGTGCGCGGCGTGCGCGTCACCGAGCTCTCTGACCACCACTACGAGGACGAACTGGTCGAGCGCCACGACCCCGACGGCCGCGAGTACTACTGGGTGGCGGGCAAGCCCACCGCCGAGTACGGCGAGAACACCGACTACGGAGCGGTCTCGGACGGCTTCATCAGCGTCACGCCCATCCGCTTGGATCTCACTTACCGGGACTATATCCAAGACCTCGAGCGTTATCTTCCCGAAGTCTGA